In Deltaproteobacteria bacterium, a single window of DNA contains:
- a CDS encoding N-acetylmuramoyl-L-alanine amidase — protein sequence MTRFGVALALCLVIAVALGPARGGSAEEPAPTVVIDAGHGGADLGARGARGALEKDLTLAVARRVAKRLREQGTNVVLTRSSDVFVSLAERTEIANRAHASLFVSIHANSAPAKDVAGAETYFLSLEASDDEAMRVAMTENDVFRQEGTADESQDVVGAILGDLIRTEHLRESSALAAAIQRQLARLPGESRGVKQAPFVVLTGVNMPAALVEIGFISNPGEAARMGQRDRQDAIAGAVAAAITEAMVQNRQARLDAEPPAEGTR from the coding sequence GTGACGCGCTTCGGTGTCGCGCTGGCGCTGTGCCTGGTGATCGCGGTCGCGCTCGGCCCGGCGCGCGGCGGCTCGGCCGAGGAGCCGGCGCCGACCGTCGTGATCGACGCGGGGCACGGCGGCGCGGATCTCGGCGCGCGCGGCGCCCGCGGCGCGCTCGAGAAGGATCTCACGCTCGCGGTGGCCCGGCGCGTCGCGAAGCGCCTGCGCGAGCAGGGCACGAACGTGGTGCTCACGCGCAGCTCCGACGTGTTCGTGTCGCTGGCCGAGCGCACGGAGATCGCGAACCGCGCGCACGCCTCGCTCTTCGTCTCGATCCACGCGAACTCCGCGCCGGCCAAGGACGTCGCGGGCGCCGAGACGTACTTCCTGTCATTGGAGGCCAGTGACGACGAGGCCATGCGCGTGGCGATGACCGAGAACGACGTGTTCCGGCAGGAGGGCACCGCCGACGAGAGCCAGGACGTGGTGGGCGCGATCCTGGGCGACCTGATCCGCACCGAGCACCTGCGCGAGTCGAGCGCACTCGCCGCCGCGATCCAGCGCCAGCTCGCGCGGCTTCCCGGCGAGAGCCGCGGCGTGAAGCAGGCGCCGTTCGTGGTGCTGACCGGCGTGAACATGCCCGCCGCGCTGGTCGAGATCGGCTTCATCAGCAACCCCGGCGAGGCCGCGCGGATGGGCCAGCGCGACCGCCAGGACGCGATCGCGGGCGCCGTCGCGGCGGCGATAACCGAGGCGATGGTGCAGAATCGCCAGGCGCGGCTCGATGCGGAGCCGCCCGCGGAGGGAACCCGATGA
- a CDS encoding ribonuclease PH, with protein MKRLDGRAHDELRKVEIELGFTENPTGSALIRQGRTLVLCTATIEKSVPGWLRGSGRGWVTGEYSMLPGATDTRSEREASKGKVSGRTQEIQRLIGRSLRAVTDLEALGERAIYIDCDVLQADGGTRTAAITGGYVALAAAFRRMVEVGMLKVVPLHDSVAAVSVGIVDGEILLDLPYAEDSRAEVDMNVVQLGSGRLVEVQGTGEGGTFDRKLLDRMLDVAEKGIGELARIQSRVLGA; from the coding sequence ATGAAGCGACTCGATGGACGCGCGCACGACGAGCTGCGCAAGGTCGAGATCGAGCTCGGCTTCACCGAGAACCCGACCGGCAGCGCGCTGATCCGGCAGGGCCGCACGCTCGTGCTCTGCACCGCGACGATCGAGAAGTCCGTGCCCGGCTGGCTGCGCGGCTCGGGCCGCGGCTGGGTCACCGGCGAGTACTCGATGCTGCCCGGCGCGACCGACACGCGCAGCGAGCGCGAGGCGAGCAAGGGAAAGGTGTCCGGCCGCACGCAGGAGATCCAGCGCCTGATCGGCCGCTCGCTGCGCGCGGTCACGGACCTCGAGGCGCTCGGCGAGCGCGCGATCTACATCGATTGCGACGTGCTGCAGGCCGACGGCGGCACGCGCACGGCCGCGATCACCGGCGGCTACGTCGCGCTGGCCGCCGCGTTCCGGCGCATGGTCGAGGTCGGCATGCTGAAGGTCGTGCCGCTGCACGACTCGGTGGCGGCGGTCTCGGTCGGCATCGTCGACGGCGAGATCCTGCTCGACCTTCCCTACGCCGAGGACAGCCGCGCCGAAGTCGACATGAACGTGGTGCAGCTCGGCAGCGGCCGCCTGGTCGAGGTGCAGGGCACGGGCGAGGGCGGCACCTTCGACCGCAAGCTGCTCGACCGCATGCTCGACGTGGCCGAGAAGGGCATCGGCGAGCTGGCGCGCATCCAGTCGAGGGTGCTCGGCGCTTGA
- a CDS encoding winged helix-turn-helix transcriptional regulator: MSVYATILPAMPGTSAEELRADVQRAARENVRSCLMGRVRALSRTLTALYEEELRPLGLKASQMNVMTAVAASGEERLSTLADGIALEPSSLSRILDVMRRNGWVETVTDPDDERARLVRMTDAGNALYAEACPLWRKAQSRARKLLGREDADVFAELANRSLSRRGP; the protein is encoded by the coding sequence ATGAGTGTATATGCAACGATTCTTCCGGCCATGCCTGGAACGTCCGCAGAGGAGCTCCGCGCCGACGTCCAGCGGGCGGCCCGCGAGAACGTGCGGAGCTGTCTCATGGGCCGGGTCCGGGCGCTGAGCCGGACCCTCACGGCGCTCTACGAGGAGGAGCTGCGGCCGCTGGGGCTGAAGGCGTCGCAGATGAACGTGATGACGGCCGTCGCGGCCAGCGGCGAGGAACGGCTCTCGACCTTGGCCGACGGGATCGCGCTCGAGCCGTCGTCGCTGTCGCGGATCCTGGATGTGATGCGCCGCAATGGCTGGGTCGAAACCGTGACCGACCCCGACGACGAGCGCGCCCGGCTGGTGCGCATGACCGATGCCGGCAACGCCCTCTACGCCGAGGCCTGTCCGCTGTGGCGAAAGGCGCAGTCTCGGGCCCGCAAGCTGCTGGGCCGCGAGGATGCCGATGTGTTCGCCGAGCTCGCCAACCGGAGTCTCTCTCGCCGCGGGCCCTGA
- a CDS encoding efflux RND transporter periplasmic adaptor subunit, with product MYIQLLRVRWILAAVLLLAGGGALALHGGDTARAEATRGLAVARPVLVATVAPAARPTSAYTGVVAARTDSGLGFRVGGKIVERRVDPGDRVVRGDALLVLDVEDFELQLRAARNRLRAAESQLRQAQDDERRYRLLVASGAAAQRTSELASTSLRVAQAEAAAARAEASQIENRRDYSTLRADGDGVITEVVVEPGQVVSEGQIVARLAHDGAREAVIDIPETQLARAASRARAFAFGNSERLVDAALRELSAAADPVTRTFRARYVLADDGASFPIGSTVTVRLASDAASELLRVPIGALHDPGDGVGVWRIEADRRVRFAPLRVVELAQEYATVASGVAAGDSVVALGAHLLHDGDLVRPVDDDAGEPVDR from the coding sequence ATGTATATACAGCTATTGCGTGTGCGGTGGATCCTGGCAGCGGTCCTGCTGCTCGCCGGAGGCGGCGCGCTCGCCCTGCACGGCGGCGATACGGCCAGAGCCGAGGCGACGCGCGGGCTCGCGGTGGCCCGGCCCGTGCTGGTCGCGACGGTCGCGCCTGCCGCACGGCCGACGAGCGCCTACACCGGCGTGGTCGCGGCTCGGACCGATAGCGGCCTCGGCTTTCGCGTCGGCGGAAAGATCGTCGAGCGTCGGGTGGATCCGGGCGACCGGGTGGTGCGCGGTGACGCTCTGCTGGTGCTCGACGTGGAGGACTTCGAGCTGCAGCTGCGCGCGGCCCGGAACCGCCTGCGCGCCGCCGAGTCTCAGCTGCGCCAGGCCCAGGACGACGAGCGGCGCTACCGCCTGCTCGTCGCCAGCGGCGCCGCGGCGCAGCGCACCTCCGAGCTGGCGTCGACCTCGCTGCGTGTTGCCCAGGCGGAGGCGGCCGCGGCCCGCGCCGAGGCGAGTCAGATCGAGAACCGCCGCGACTACTCGACCCTGCGGGCCGACGGCGATGGCGTGATCACAGAGGTGGTCGTCGAGCCCGGCCAGGTCGTTTCCGAGGGTCAGATCGTGGCGCGGCTCGCGCACGACGGCGCGCGCGAGGCCGTGATCGACATCCCCGAGACCCAGCTCGCCCGCGCCGCGAGCCGCGCGCGCGCGTTCGCGTTCGGAAACTCCGAGCGCCTCGTCGATGCCGCACTGCGCGAGCTGTCCGCGGCCGCCGATCCCGTCACGCGGACGTTCCGTGCGCGCTACGTGTTGGCCGACGACGGCGCGAGCTTCCCGATCGGCTCGACGGTGACCGTGCGGCTGGCAAGCGACGCCGCGAGCGAGCTGTTGCGCGTGCCGATCGGCGCGCTGCACGACCCGGGCGACGGCGTCGGGGTCTGGCGGATCGAGGCCGACCGACGGGTGCGCTTCGCACCGCTGCGCGTGGTCGAGCTGGCCCAGGAGTACGCGACCGTTGCGTCGGGAGTTGCGGCCGGCGACTCGGTGGTCGCGCTGGGCGCGCACCTCTTGCACGACGGCGATCTCGTGCGGCCCGTCGACGACGATGCCGGCGAGCCAGTGGATCGCTGA